The genomic DNA AATTTGTTCTTGATTTGCAAAGAAGGCTTAAAATTACGACTATACTTGTAACCCATGATAAAGAAGAAGCTTTAATGCTTTCAGATAAAATCGCTCTTATGTTTGATGGAAAGATAATTCAGATTGGAACTCCCAATGAACTATATAATATGCCAGTGAGCAGGGAAGCAGCGGATTTTTGGGGAGATAACAACTACATTGAAGGGAAAGTAGAAAAAGGCGTTTTTAAATGCTGTTTTGGGGATTTTAATGTAGGATTTGAAAAAGATTCAGATGTAGTTGCTATGATAAGGCCAGAGTTTGTGTATTTAAATTTAAATTATTTAGATGGGCAAATAAAAGGCAAAATTCTAAAGAAAAAGTATGCAGGTGATAAGGTATATTATGAAGTATTGGCCAGTAACAATATTTTAAAAAGCACTACAATTTCAACGAATTTATTAGAGGTTGGTGACGAAGTAGGTATTTTTGTTGATTTTAAAAGGGCTATATACTATTTACAAAAACAATAGCAAACAAATAATTATTAAAAATAACTATTTGTTCAATAATAAAAGGGTTTATATAATGTTAATAGATTGTAAAAAAGGGGGAACGTTATGAAAAAACTATTATCAATACTAATTATGCTTGTTATGACAATAAGCTTTATGGCAGGATGTGCTTCAAAATTGTCTGAAGACAATGGCACTAATCAAGAAGTTATGGTTGTTGATAAAGAAAAAAAGGAAATTAGGATATTAACAGAAGTAAATGGAAAATACTTTACAGAGAGCACAAGACATGGAGTAGTATTTAAAGACGGGAAAAATGGAGAAAAGTCAATTTTAAGGTCGTTTGTTGATGAAAAGAAATTTTATGAAGCGATGATGTCTTTAGGAGCTAAGCCTGGAAATAATTTAACTGCTGAGGATATGAAAACAGGAACAAAGACAATTGAAGGTTCAAAGGTTAATGTTTTTGTTACATGGGACGGATTCGGAAAGGAAATCCCTTTTGCAGACATAATTAAATCAAGCGACCCAAGACCTATCGATATAAGATTTGGCGGCAATATTGAAAGAGCAAATAAGAATAATACCGGATGCATTCTGTGCCTTGATAGCTGCCCAACAGGTATTACAAGCAACGCAGCATATCCAGCAGGTTGGCATGATATGATGAAAAAAGTAACTTTTAATGCTAATGAGGAAGTTTTGCCTAAGGATGGAACTAAGGTTACAATAATATTTAGACTTGCTGAGTAAAATTAATGGGCATTGAACATCTTATAATGGAGGTGCTTCATGACATTTTTCAAACTATTATATAATACCTTTATATGGGGATTATTAGGAGCTATTATTGCATTTCAAAATACATGGTTGGAAATGAGAGTGAATATTGCAATTTTTATTCCAGTTATAATGATTATTTTTACTTTAATTTTTGTTTTTCTAAAAAAAGTTAATTATTTGGATTATAAATTTAGCATTACAAATCTTTTAATTTGCAGTATATTAGCTGTTTTAGTTTTAGGAATTAAAAGGATTAGAATTGTTCCTGCGTCAATTATAAGAGAAGGCTTGGGGATACCAAGCCTTAGTTTTGATGCTGTTAATTTAAGTTTGATTTTAATATTATCATTGATACTTTCGATAATTTGTTATTTTGAAAAAAATTAGATGTTTATTAAATATACTCTCCAATAAAGGCAACAAACTTCTTGATTTTTTCTCTATCATCAAAACTGCCCTGGGCAAATTTAGGACCACCACCGCCACGACCGTTGAATTTAGGGAGATTTTCTTTAAAAATTTGTCCGCAGTTTAATGGAAGGTTACCTCCATGTGCAAGTATAACCTTTTTGTCTGGGAGTGATGCAAATAATATTGCTTTATCAATTAGTGAAGCTGTTTTGTTTGCTATTAATTGAATTTCTTCAAAGGACTTATCTTCAAATATTTGAACAATATTATTTTCTAATGAAGATGCAGCTATTTCTTTAGCTATAAATTCTGCATTTAATTCCCTCTGAAGGCTCAATTGCTTTGATATATTTTTAATATCTGATTGAAGCTGGTCGATTTTAGGCAATATTTCATGTTGAGGAACAGATAGATTTTTTATTAGGGTATTTATAACTGTATTTTTATCCTGAAAATCCTTGAGAAGTCTTTTACCACATTTAAAATAAACCCTTGTCATGTTCTTATATTTTTCTGTTTTTAATATTTTTAGCATTCCAATTTCCCCAAGGTTTTTAACATGTGTTCCACAGCATGGAGAATAGTCAATTCCTTCTATTTCAACTATCCTAATATCAACATCTGTAGGAGGAAGCTTTCTTAAGGGTAGTTTTTTTGCTTCTTCAAGGTTGATAATATAAGACTTAACTGGAATGTTTTTAAATATTAAGCTGTTAACCCTATCTTCAACTATTTTAACTGTCTCATCTGATGCGTTCTCAAGTCCAATGTCAATGCTTATGTAATCTTCTCCAAGGTGAAAACTGTTTGTTGGTGCGTTATAAAGCTCTATAAATATCGCTGATAAAAGGTGCTGACCTGTATGATTTTGCATATGGTCAAATCTTCTTTCAAAGTCAATTTTACATAGAACTTTTTCATTTTCAATTTTTTTATCTAAAACGTGATATATTTTATCACTATCTTCAAACAAATCTATAACTTCAATTCCGTCTATACTTCCAAAATCCCTTGGCTGGCCACCACCCTCAGGATAAAAAGCTGTCTCGGAAAGTTCTACTATAAATTTTCCGTCCTTTTCAATTTGATTAACAACCAAAGCTTCCCATTCTTTTATATATGGATTTTCATAATAAAGCTTCTGCATTATATCACTCCTTAACAGTGCCAGGCACTTAAGATTAAGATTTTTATAT from Caloramator mitchellensis includes the following:
- a CDS encoding alanyl-tRNA editing protein, which codes for MQKLYYENPYIKEWEALVVNQIEKDGKFIVELSETAFYPEGGGQPRDFGSIDGIEVIDLFEDSDKIYHVLDKKIENEKVLCKIDFERRFDHMQNHTGQHLLSAIFIELYNAPTNSFHLGEDYISIDIGLENASDETVKIVEDRVNSLIFKNIPVKSYIINLEEAKKLPLRKLPPTDVDIRIVEIEGIDYSPCCGTHVKNLGEIGMLKILKTEKYKNMTRVYFKCGKRLLKDFQDKNTVINTLIKNLSVPQHEILPKIDQLQSDIKNISKQLSLQRELNAEFIAKEIAASSLENNIVQIFEDKSFEEIQLIANKTASLIDKAILFASLPDKKVILAHGGNLPLNCGQIFKENLPKFNGRGGGGPKFAQGSFDDREKIKKFVAFIGEYI
- a CDS encoding YdjY domain-containing protein, with the translated sequence MKKLLSILIMLVMTISFMAGCASKLSEDNGTNQEVMVVDKEKKEIRILTEVNGKYFTESTRHGVVFKDGKNGEKSILRSFVDEKKFYEAMMSLGAKPGNNLTAEDMKTGTKTIEGSKVNVFVTWDGFGKEIPFADIIKSSDPRPIDIRFGGNIERANKNNTGCILCLDSCPTGITSNAAYPAGWHDMMKKVTFNANEEVLPKDGTKVTIIFRLAE